The Geminocystis sp. M7585_C2015_104 sequence GAAGAGGGGGGCTACGTGTTGGTGTTGGCGTTGGCCCTTGTGGTGGGACTGTCAACGTTAGTAGCTCAATATGCCAGACTCACCAGACTAGAACAACTAAGTGCTACGGCCTCCTCCATAGATGCCAATACGGCTTTGTATGTGGCCGAGGCAGTGGCTAATGAGAGGGCGGCACAACTAAGACGAATCTACCAGTTGCAGAATACCCCGACGGGGACTCCCCCCGAGTCCATTTCTAACTGTCTCCAAAATACAACAACAGGAAGGGGCACTGGAGACTTTGCCTGTCAGACAAAACTATTCCCACCCCCAGCCCCAGGGAGAAGTGGCTATATCGGTGTTAGTTATGTAGTGCCGGGTTCATCACGAACAATAACTGTGCCCGCAGGACAGGCCTTCGCCGGTACCACCGCCCTGGAGTACACCCATTCAGTATATGCATTAGCCTACAAGGAGGTAGATGCAGGCACCAAACAGCTAGGGAACAACACCAAGGCCAGTGCCGTACTTCAAATGGACGTCAGAACCAGACTGGTGCCCATGTTCCAGTTTGCCGCCTTCTACAGGGAGGATCTGGAAATCCTACCTGGGCCTCAAATGGTATTAAACGGCCCCGTCCACACCAACGGTGATTTGTATCTGGGATCTGGCAATTTGCTCCGCATCCGGGGATTGGTCTCCACTCTAAGAGACATCTACAACAGGAGGAAAAATGATGGCAGCACTTATGCCGAGGGCAGAGTTCAAATTGATAACAGTGCGGGCACTGCCATTAATCTTCTCAGTGGCGGCACCGGCAGCACTAACCCAACCACTAACCCTATGGATCCAGATAGGGTCAGACAGACATGGGGCGGACGAGTAAGGGTGAGGATGCAAGAGCCAATACAAGTGCCCACAGCCACTGGGATCTTCGACAAAGCCAATGGGGACTACTGGAAAAATGCCGACCTTCGGATTATTTTTACCCCCCGATCCACCGCCAACAACAACTATCGCCGAATTACAAACAACAATTTCCCCTTCGACATAACTGTAATTAAGCGCAATCCTGATGGCAGCGTTAACAGCACCTACAGCCTGACCAACGAACAGAAAATGAGTCTGCTACAACCGGTTTTGGTGGGTGCAGACTTGGCTAACATACCCGCAAATGTGACCGTTGGTAGTACCAATGTTACTAATCCTTTCCACATCTGTACACCGGTAAGAGTGGAGAATTCTAACAGGACCGTATCACCGGCACTCAGACTGGGGAATACAACCTACAGCCAGTTAGGACAATGGTACCAGGCACTGAATGTAACACAAAAGAATGCCGTGAGAACAGTGGCTCAGGATTGGCTGCTCAAGGAGATCCACCATGCCAATTCCAATGTGGCAATCCGCTACTCCCTTCTGGACATTCCCGTTAAAGATGTTAAAAGCCAAGACGGCAACCTCTATAACAACTTTGCCACCAACCCCTCTAACAGTTTGAACAACAATCCGACACTAGTGGGGGCCTTTCCAGACTCCCAAGATAGACAGGGTGCCATAAACGCCATTGAGAACATGACTGCCCAAGAGATAGCAGGGCTGGCGCAATACCAGGGCACGGGCAGTGGAAGTGAAGTGCCTGGCACCAGACGCTGTTTTGCCCCCGCTCCCATTACAGATGTAGGAAGAGATGCCGCAAACCATGACACCCCCTATCGTTTCTACAATCACAGGGAAGAAAAAGATCTACGGCTGCTGCAGCTCAACTTAGAAAGCCTTGTAGTCTGGAATCGCGACGGCGTGTACCGAGACCCGGGTGGCGGCGGCGGGGGTGGCAATAATACTCATCTCGTCTCCGCCAATCAATTACTTTTCGACAGAGCCCCCGCTGACAACAATGCCCCTGGGCACTCCTTCCAACGCCTGGGTTTGGCAGCCAGAGACACCTCCCACGGCGGGCTGGTATTCTACGCCACTATGGGCAACAGCACCACTTGGACACCCCGTCAGAGCCCTTTTGGATTCGCCATTGTAAACGGGGAACAATTGCCTGGCCTAGGCACCACTCAAACTTACCCAGATCCCACCGGCCTTACCTTCGTCTCCGACCAGGCGTTATATGTACAAGGTGACTATAATGTAAATACAAGGGATTATCACACAGGGGCAAGCGAAAATTTGTCCAGCCCTCGAGGGGAGAATGAGTTCGTCACCCGGCCAGCTAACAAACAACCTGCTGCCTTCCTGGTGGACACCTTTACACCCCTTTCTAACGCCTGTATAAACAGTGACAGAACTGTTTTCCATGCACAACTGCCTGTGTCAAGCATCCCCTCAAACGATAGAGCGATCAGTTGTTCTGGCCATAGGGACCAATTGCCTAAACATACGGAATTTAATGCTGCCCTTTTAGCTGGCACAGATATTACTAATGCCCCCGGATATGGTTACAATGGTGGTCTGGAAAACTACCCCCGCTTCTTGGAGGACTGGACCGGGCGGGAGTGGCGTTATCGTGGTTCTTTTGTGAGCCTTGGCATCCCTATAAATGTCAGTGGCGCTTGGGGGAAAGCTAATGTTTATAGTCCTCCCCTTCGCCCCTGGGACTATGACCAAGACTTCAATGACGCCAGAAATCTGCCCCCCATGACACCACAGTTCGTCTACCTGATACAAGAAGCCTTTATCCGTAGTTACAGTCAACCGGGACAATAGGAGAAGAAAAAGGTATGATAGTCAACGGTGGTTAGAGAAGTGGGAAAAAAGTGACAGTAAAACCCGACTGGTTAAGAGTAAAGGCTCCACAAGTCCAAAGGGTGGGCACGGTAAAGGGCATCCTCCGGGATTTAAGCCTAAACACCGTGTGTGAGGAGGCCTCTTGTCCCAATATTGGTGAGTGTTTCCATGCCGGCACTGCTACTTTCCTTATTATGGGGCCAGCCTGCACCCGTGCCTGCCCCTACTGCGACATAGACTTCGATAAAACCCCCCGGGGATTAGACCCAACTGAACCCCTCCGTCTAGCCGAGGCCGTCCGTCGTCTCCGCCTCAGCCACGTAGTTGTCACCTCCGTCAACCGGGACGATCTCCCCGATGGCGGCGCCAGTCAATTCGTCGCCTGTGTCCGAGAAATCCGTAGAGCATCACCGAATACAACAATAGAACTACTAATACCAGATCTTTGTGGGAATTGGGAGGCCCTTAAGTTAATCCTAGAGGCACAGCCGGAAGTCCTCAATCACAACACTGAGACTGTCCCTAGATTGTACCGGCGAGTTCGTCCTCAGGGAGACTACAAGCGTAGTATGGAATTGTTGGCCAGAGTCAGGGAAATGGCGCCCAAAACCTATACCAAGTCCGGGATTATGGTGGGTTTAGGGGAAACAGACGAGGAGGTTAAACAGGTGATGCGGGATTTGCGTCAGGTAGACTGTGACATTCTTACCATCGGCCAGTATCTACAACCCTCCCCAAAACATCTCCCTGTGCAACAGTTTGTCCACCCCTCCCAGTTTGCCGCCTGGAAGGAATACGGGGAATCCCTCGGCTTCTTGCAAGTGGTTTCTAGCCCCCTCACCCGTAGCTCCTACCACGCCGAAGAGGTTCGACGTCTTATGACTCTTTATCCCCGATAGTCCTTATCCCCGCTAATTCTATTCTCAGCTCATTCTGTTAAGAAATGTTTAATGGCACTCATATGAGGGAACAAAAGGAGTAGGATAGTATCGGAGGTGCTGGAACTTGGCAAACCCAAAGGGAAAATCATGAGCAAACGTGCATCTGTGATGCGATTGTTGGCATTGGCCGGGTTGGTTTTCAGTGCCTCCTTTATGACGGCAGAGGCGGTGGAGTTTCCCAATGCCCCTAAAAGACAGCCCCCCAGAAGCACGGCCGCCGGGGGAAGAAGGGGAGGGGCGAGTCTCTGTATCCAGGGGACATTGCCTATGAAGGCATTAACCCCCGCCGACGACAATTATTTTACCACCATCTCCTCCCAGACCCCCTTTTTCGTCTACATCCCCAAAACCCAGGCCAAATTGGCCAGATTTGCCCTCAAAGACAGCACTGGCAATCAGATTGACTATCAGGAGATTCCTATACAACAGGGGGACTATATCCTCAGAATCAATCCCAGTCAAGATACAATACTGGATGTGGGGCAAAGTTATAACTGGGAAATTTCCCTGGTATGCCCCCCCGAAGTCCCAAACAGGGGCAGTGGTAATACTGTCAAGGGCACTGTAGAAAGGGTTTCCCCCGGCGGGCAACTTTTAGAAACCCTAATGGGAGAAACAGACACGGTAAAAAAGGCGCAGATTTACGCTAATGCCAACCTTTGGGGGGATACCATCGTATTGGTGGCCCAGGCGAAAAAATCCCAGCCCCGAGAATGGGTGGAATTGTTGAATTCTGTAGGTTTGCAGGCTTACGCCAACAAGCCGATAATCTCATCCTCCCCGGTGACAAGATAATGGGCGAAATGACGTGCTAGCGGGGGTGCAAATACAAAAGGGCTAGTAAACCCGGAAAATACTGACAGCCCCTCCCTCTCTGGTATTTCCTTTACCAAAAATGGCGCCTCTTTTGAAAAAGCCACCTGGCAATTGTACCAGTTCCCCGGCAATTGGGCAAGGGGTGGTAGTATTTTACCAATGGCTTCTCTTAGTCTTTTCTCACTGGTTTTGGCGTCAATCTTCGGGTTGAGGTTGGGTATAATCTGACTAATCTGCCCCAGGCAACAACTACCATCTTTGAACTGAATAGCCCCTGCCTCTAACACATCTCCGTATATTGTATCACTCTGGGACTCCCATATAGCTTCCCGGGCCACTTTTTTCTCCGTGTCAAGGCGATTAGTAGTTGCTGGCATTACCAAGGTAGAAAGTTTGATGTCGCTGGGATGGGTTTTAACGACCTGTGCTTGACTAAAATACAATGGTAAATCTACCCCATTCTCTTGGAATATTCTACGGGAAAACGCTCCCGCACAAACCACTACTTTCTCTGCTAAATAGCTGTTATTTTTGCCACTTACCCCCTCTATTTTTCCCTTATTTCTCCTCAAGGACAGTCCCTCGTCTATTATTATTTTGCCCCCTAATTTTTCCAATTTTCTCCTATAAGCACTTAATAATTTTGAAGGGTTAACATGCCCCTGAGGAAATTTTAAACTGCCGGCAATTGCCTCCGGATTTATTAGGGGCTCAAGGGAAATAGTCTCAGCAACGTCTAAAAATTCCGGCTTGATATAAAACTGTTTATACTCCTCAAAAGTCCTCTCGACATCTTGGTTTTTATCAATAGTAAATAGCAATGTTATATCCCTAAACTCTACATCTTCATCCAGTTGTTCATGGAGATTGCGATAAATTTCAATGGCCTCCTCGCATAGTTTTATGGTAAGCTCATCAGTACCACACCAGTAAGCAATACCCCCATAACTCAAAACAGTAGCATTGACAGGATTATATGTTTTTTCTAATAACAAAACCCTCGCATTTTGTTGGGCTAATTCCACCGCCAGGGCACAACCAGTTAGGCCTGCCCCAATAACAATTATGTCGTATTTATCCATACACTTGTCCAAGGGCTCATAATTCTAAACACTGAAATCATTCTATTATCCCATTGACCCCTTGAAATTCATCCCTGGGGCTAATTATAATTAACAATGTGGAGAGATGGCAGAGTGGTTGATTGCGGCAGTCTCGAAAACTGCTAGAGACTTTATGTCTCTCGTGGGTTCAAATCCCACTCTCTCCGGTTTGGCTAAACCCCCTCTCACCTTTTGCTACCCTGTACGGGCAGTCTGTCGGCGTTGCTTTGCTTGACTTGGGTGTCCCTAATGCTCCCTTAACGCCCGTATTATTGGTATCTTTTATCAAATGGAGCACTGTCAAAACCCCACCATTAAAGGCCTGAACCCTGTCCGCTTTAACAGCAAATAATATCATTTAGCCCCCTCGCCCCCGACACACCACCCTAACCCTAGGGCCATCTG is a genomic window containing:
- a CDS encoding DUF928 domain-containing protein, which produces MSKRASVMRLLALAGLVFSASFMTAEAVEFPNAPKRQPPRSTAAGGRRGGASLCIQGTLPMKALTPADDNYFTTISSQTPFFVYIPKTQAKLARFALKDSTGNQIDYQEIPIQQGDYILRINPSQDTILDVGQSYNWEISLVCPPEVPNRGSGNTVKGTVERVSPGGQLLETLMGETDTVKKAQIYANANLWGDTIVLVAQAKKSQPREWVELLNSVGLQAYANKPIISSSPVTR
- the lipA gene encoding lipoyl synthase — its product is MTVKPDWLRVKAPQVQRVGTVKGILRDLSLNTVCEEASCPNIGECFHAGTATFLIMGPACTRACPYCDIDFDKTPRGLDPTEPLRLAEAVRRLRLSHVVVTSVNRDDLPDGGASQFVACVREIRRASPNTTIELLIPDLCGNWEALKLILEAQPEVLNHNTETVPRLYRRVRPQGDYKRSMELLARVREMAPKTYTKSGIMVGLGETDEEVKQVMRDLRQVDCDILTIGQYLQPSPKHLPVQQFVHPSQFAAWKEYGESLGFLQVVSSPLTRSSYHAEEVRRLMTLYPR
- a CDS encoding FAD-binding oxidoreductase; the protein is MDKYDIIVIGAGLTGCALAVELAQQNARVLLLEKTYNPVNATVLSYGGIAYWCGTDELTIKLCEEAIEIYRNLHEQLDEDVEFRDITLLFTIDKNQDVERTFEEYKQFYIKPEFLDVAETISLEPLINPEAIAGSLKFPQGHVNPSKLLSAYRRKLEKLGGKIIIDEGLSLRRNKGKIEGVSGKNNSYLAEKVVVCAGAFSRRIFQENGVDLPLYFSQAQVVKTHPSDIKLSTLVMPATTNRLDTEKKVAREAIWESQSDTIYGDVLEAGAIQFKDGSCCLGQISQIIPNLNPKIDAKTSEKRLREAIGKILPPLAQLPGNWYNCQVAFSKEAPFLVKEIPEREGLSVFSGFTSPFVFAPPLARHFAHYLVTGEDEIIGLLA